One stretch of Sylvia atricapilla isolate bSylAtr1 chromosome 4, bSylAtr1.pri, whole genome shotgun sequence DNA includes these proteins:
- the RAPGEF2 gene encoding rap guanine nucleotide exchange factor 2 isoform X6 — protein sequence MAFLVRCYANCLQPWSSKLPADFTKLHLTDSLHPQVTHVSSSHSGCSITSDSGSSSLSDIYQATESEAGDMDLSGLPETAVDSEDDDDEEDIERASDPLMSRDIVRDCLEKDPIDRTDDDIEQLLEFMHQLPAFANMTMSVRRELCAVMVFAVVERAGTIVLNDGEELDSWSVILNGSVEVTYPDGRTEILCMGNSFGVSPTMEKEYMKGVMRTKVDDCQFVCIAQQDYCRILNQVEKNMQKVEEEGEIVMVKEHRELDRTGTRKGHIVIKGTSERLTMHLVEEHSVVDPTFIEDFLLTYRTFLSSPMEVGKKLLEWFNDPSLRDKVTRVVLLWVNNHFNDFEGDPAMTRFLEEFENNLEREKMGGHLRLLNIACAAKAKRRLITLTKPSREAPLPFILLGGSEKGFGIFVDSVDFGSKATEAGLKRGDQILEVNGQNFENIQLTKAMEILRNNTHLSITVKTNLFVFKELLTRLSEEKRNGAPHLPKIGDIKKASRYSIPDLAVDVEQVIGLEKVNKKSKANTVGGRNKLKKILDKTRISILPQKPYNDIGIGQSQDDSIVGLRQTKHIPPALPVSGTLSSSNPDLLQSHHRILDFNTTPDLPDQVLRVFKADQQSRYIMISKDTTAKEVVIQAIREFALTATPDAYSLCEVSVTPEGVIKQRRLPDQLSKLADRIQLSGRYYLKNNMETETLCSDEDAQELLRESQISLLQLSTVEVATQLSMRNFELFRNIEPTEYIDDLFKLKSKTGCTNLKRFEEVINQETFWVASEILRETNQLKRMKIIKHFIKIALHCRECKNFNSMFAIISGLNLAPVARLRTTWEKLPSKYEKLFQDLQDLFDPSRNMAKYRNVLNSQNLQPPIIPLFPVIKKDLTFLHEGNDSKVEGLVNFEKLRMIAKEIRHVGRMASVNMDPALMFRTRKKKWRSLGSLSQGSANAAVLDVAQAGGHKKRVRRSSFLNAKKLYEDAQMARKVKQYLSNLDLEMDEESLQTLSLQCEPATNTLPKNTGDKRSGKSETSPVAPRAGIQQKVQQQHKTNQALQVPAVSLYPSRKKVPVKDLPPFGINSPQALKKILSLSEEGSLDRHKKQSEDTVSSASSQLSSPPTSPQSSPRKGYTLAPSSTVDNFSDSGHSEISSRSSIVSNSSFDSMPVSLHDERRQRHSVSIVETNLGVGRIDRRIMIEPDQFSLGSYAPETRGLYAGATVLSSPSTEELSQDQGDRASLDAADSGRGSWTSCSSGSHDNIQTIQHQRSWETLPFGHAHFDSSGDGAGLWASGGHMDQLMFPDHGTKYGRQSQGREGLDQAQSRASWASSTGYWGEDSEGDTGTIKRRGGKDVSVEAETSSITSGPAEETKPAPVPAHTAAAASTTKGPVARKEGRYREPPPTPPGYVGIPIAEFAEGGSHPTRKPPDYNIALQRSRMVARTCETHGTATPQQQSHSHSTGRPVNKPQWHKPNESDPRLAHYPSQGFSTEEDEDEQVSAV from the exons ACATCG aacAACTACTGGAATTCATGCATCAATTGCCTGCTTTTGCCAACATGACAATGTCAGTGAGGAGAGAACTCTGTGCTGTAATGGTGTTTGCAGTTGTGGAGAGAGCAGGAACTATTGTACTAAACGATGGGGAAGAG CTGGATTCCTGGTCAGTAATTTTGAATGGCTCTGTGGAGGTGACATACCCTGATGGAAGAACAGAGATACTGTGCATGGGGAACAGCTTTGGTGTTTCCCCTACAATGGAAAAGGAGTATATGAAAGGAGTGATGAGAACCAAAGTGGATGACTGCCAG TTTGTTTGTATAGCTCAGCAAGATTATTGCCGCATCCTCAACCAAGTGGAAAAGAACATGCAGAAGGTAGAAGAGGAAGGGGAGATTGTGATGGTgaaggagcacagggagcttGACCGCACTGGAACAAGGAAAGGTCACATTGTCATCAAG ggAACATCTGAAAGGTTAACAATGCATTTGGTGGAAGAGCACTCTGTGGTAGACCCAACATTTATAGAAGACTTCCTGTTGACGTATAGGACCTTTCTTTCCAGCCCAATGGAAGTGGGCAAGAAGTTGTTGGAGTGGTTCAATGACCCCAGCCTCAGGGATAAG GTTACACGGGTAGTATTGTTGTGGGTGAACAATCACTTCAATGATTTTGAAGGAGATCCTGCTATGACTCGATTTCTGGAAGAATTTGAGAACAATTTGGAGAGGGAG AAAATGGGTGGACATTTGAGGCTGTTAAATATTGCTTGTGCTGCTAAAGCTAAACGAAGATTGATAACCTTAACAAAGCCATCTCGAGAAGCCcctttgccttttattttgctGGGAGGGTCAGAAAAGGGATTTGGAATCTTTGTTGACAGTGTAGATTTTGGAAGCAAAGCTACAGAAGCAGGCTTGAAACGTGGAGACCAA ATACTGGAAGTGAATGGTCAAAACTTTGAAAACATTCAGCTGACAAAAGCCATGGAAATCCTTAGAAATAACACTCATCTGTCTATCACTGTGAAAACCAATTTATTTG TTTTTAAAGAACTGTTAACACGGTtgtcagaggaaaagagaaatggtGCTCCCCACCTGCCTAAAATTGGTGATATTAAAAAGGCGAGTCGTTATTCCATCCCTGACCTTGCTGTTGATGTGGAGCAGGTAATAGGAttagaaaaagtaaataagaaAAGTAAAGCCAACACAGTTGGGGGAAGAAATAAGTTAAAGAAGATACTTGACAAGACTCGAATCAGTATTCTGCCTCAGAAACCATACAA TGACATTGGAATTGGCCAGTCTCAGGATGACAGCATTGTGGGACTGAGGCAAACAAAGCACATTCCTCCTGCTTTACCTGTTAGTGGAACCCTGTCATCCAGTAATCCCGACCTGCTGCAGTCTCATCACCGCATCTTAGACTTTAATACTACCCCAG ACTTACCTGACCAAGTTCTGCGGGTTTTCAAGGCAGACCAGCAAAGTCGCTACATAATGATCAGCAAGGACACAACAGCAAAGGAAGTGGTCATCCAGGCCATCAGGGAATTTGCTCTCACTGCAACCCCTGATGCTTATTCACTATGTGAAGTCTCTGTCACACCTGAGGGTGTCATCAAGCAAAGGAGGCTTCCTGATCAGCTGTCCAAGCTTGCTGACAGGATACAGCTGAGTGGCAG gTATTACCTGAAGAACAACATGGAAACAGAAACTCTTTGTTCAGACGAAGATGCTCAAGAGTTACTAAGGGAAAGCCAAATTTCCCTACTACAGCTCAGTACTGTTGAGGTGGCTACCCAGCTTTCCATGAGAAACTTTGAGCTCTTCCGTAATATTGAACCCACGGAATACATAGATGACTTGTTTAAACTCAAATCAAAAACAGGTTGCACTAATCTAAAAAGGTTTGAAGAGGTGATAAATCAAGAAACATTCTGGGTGGCTTCTGAGATTCTGAGAGAAACCAACCAGCTGAAAAGGATGAAGATCATTAAGCATTTCATTAAGATAGCACTACACTGCAGAGAATGCAAGAACTTTAACTCCATGTTTGCCATCATTAG TGGCCTGAATTTGGCACCAGTTGCAAGGCTCCGAACTActtgggaaaagcttccaagCAAGTACGAAAAGCTGTTTCAAGATCTGCAGGACTTGTTTGATCCATCTAGGAATATGGCGAAATATCGTAATGTCCTTAACAGCCAAAACCTACAGCCCCCTATTATCCCCCTGTTTCCTGTCATCAAAAAAGACCTTACGTTCCTTCATGAAG GAAACGATTCTAAAGTGGAGGGCCTGGTGAATTTTGAGAAGCTGCGGATGATTGCGAAGGAGATTCGCCATGTCGGTCGCATGGCGTCCGTGAACATGGATCCTGCTCTCATGTTTAGAACAAG gaagaagaaatggagGAGTTTGGG ctctctcagccagggcagtgccaATGCAGCCGTGCTGGATGTTGCACAAGCAGGGGGGCATAAAAAGCGGGTCCGTCGCAGCTCCTTTCTCAATGCTAAAAAGCTCTATGAAGATGCTCAGATGGCACGCAAAGTAAAGCAGTATCTCTCAAACTTGGATCTGGAAATGGATGAAGAGAGCCTCCAGACACTCTCTCTGCAGTGTGAGCCAGCCACGAACACAT TGCCGAAGAACACAGGAGACAAGCGGTCTGGGAAATCTGAAACGTCACCAGTGGCTCCCCGGGCTGGCATCCAGCAGAAAGTGCAGCAGCAAcataaaacaaaccaagcacTGCAGGTCCCAGCCGTGTCTCTCTATCCCTCTCGCAAGAAAGTGCCAGTCAAAGACCTCCCACCATTCG GCATTAACTCCCCACaagctttaaagaaaatcctttcattATCAGAAGAAGGAAGTTTGGATCGTCACAAGAAACAATCTGAAGACACCGTCTCAAGTGCATCTTCGCAGCTGTCTTCTCCTCCTACTTCACCACAGAGCTCTCCAAGGAAAG GCTACACTttggctcccagcagcaccGTGGATAACTTCTCTGATTCTGGTCACAGTGAAATTTCTTCTAGATCTAGTATTGTCAGCAATTCTTCTTTTGACTCTATGCCAGTCTCCCTGCATGATGAGAGGAGACAGAGGCATTCTGTCAGCATCGTGGAGACAAATCTTGGTGTGGGAAGGATTGACAGAAGAATCATGATTGAACCAGATCAATTCAGCTTAGG CTCATATGCACCAGAGACCAGAGGCCTGTATGCTGGAGCAACTGTACTTTCTTCTCCTAGTACAGAAGAGCTGTCACAGGACCAGGGGGACAGAGCTTCGCTCGACGCAGCTGACAGTGGCCGTGGTAGCTGGACTTCTTGCTCGAGTGGTTCTCATGATAACATCCAGACAATACAGcaccagaggagctgggagactCTGCCTTTTGGACATGCTCATTTTGATAGTTCAGGCGACGGGGCAGGCCTGTGGGCCTCAGGCGGCCATATGGACCAGCTGATGTTCCCTGACCATGGCACAAAGTATGGCAGGCAAAGCCAAGGTAGGGAGGGCCTTGATCAAGCACAGTCCAGAGCCAGCTGGGCATCTTCCACAGGATACTGGGGAGAGGACTCCGAGGGTGATACAGGTACCATAAAGCGGAGGGGTGGGAAGGATGTTTCAGTTGAAGCTGAAACCAGTAGCATAACATCTGGACCAGCAGAGGAGACAAAGCCAGCTCCCGtccctgctcacacagcagcagcagcaagtacTACAAAGGGGCCTGTTG CAAGAAAAGAGGGTCGATACCGGGAACCACCTCCAACTCCTCCTGGTTATGTAGGAATACCTATTGCTGAGTTTGCAGAAGGTGGCTCCCATCCAACCAGGAAGCCTCCAGACTACAACATAGCACTTCAGAGGTCTAGAATGGTGGCACGGACATGTGAGACTCATGGGACAGCAACTCCACAGCAGCAGTCACACAGCCACTCAACTGGCAGGCCTGTGAACAAACCTCAGTGGCATAAACCAAATGAGTCAGATCCACGTCTTGCTCACTATCCATCTCAAGGGTTTTCCACAGAGGAAGATG AAGATGAACAAGTCTCTGCTGTCTAA
- the RAPGEF2 gene encoding rap guanine nucleotide exchange factor 2 isoform X5, translated as MKPLAIPANHGVMGQQEKHSLPADFTKLHLTDSLHPQVTHVSSSHSGCSITSDSGSSSLSDIYQATESEAGDMDLSGLPETAVDSEDDDDEEDIERASDPLMSRDIVRDCLEKDPIDRTDDDIEQLLEFMHQLPAFANMTMSVRRELCAVMVFAVVERAGTIVLNDGEELDSWSVILNGSVEVTYPDGRTEILCMGNSFGVSPTMEKEYMKGVMRTKVDDCQFVCIAQQDYCRILNQVEKNMQKVEEEGEIVMVKEHRELDRTGTRKGHIVIKGTSERLTMHLVEEHSVVDPTFIEDFLLTYRTFLSSPMEVGKKLLEWFNDPSLRDKVTRVVLLWVNNHFNDFEGDPAMTRFLEEFENNLEREKMGGHLRLLNIACAAKAKRRLITLTKPSREAPLPFILLGGSEKGFGIFVDSVDFGSKATEAGLKRGDQILEVNGQNFENIQLTKAMEILRNNTHLSITVKTNLFVFKELLTRLSEEKRNGAPHLPKIGDIKKASRYSIPDLAVDVEQVIGLEKVNKKSKANTVGGRNKLKKILDKTRISILPQKPYNDIGIGQSQDDSIVGLRQTKHIPPALPVSGTLSSSNPDLLQSHHRILDFNTTPDLPDQVLRVFKADQQSRYIMISKDTTAKEVVIQAIREFALTATPDAYSLCEVSVTPEGVIKQRRLPDQLSKLADRIQLSGRYYLKNNMETETLCSDEDAQELLRESQISLLQLSTVEVATQLSMRNFELFRNIEPTEYIDDLFKLKSKTGCTNLKRFEEVINQETFWVASEILRETNQLKRMKIIKHFIKIALHCRECKNFNSMFAIISGLNLAPVARLRTTWEKLPSKYEKLFQDLQDLFDPSRNMAKYRNVLNSQNLQPPIIPLFPVIKKDLTFLHEGNDSKVEGLVNFEKLRMIAKEIRHVGRMASVNMDPALMFRTRKKKWRSLGSLSQGSANAAVLDVAQAGGHKKRVRRSSFLNAKKLYEDAQMARKVKQYLSNLDLEMDEESLQTLSLQCEPATNTLPKNTGDKRSGKSETSPVAPRAGIQQKVQQQHKTNQALQVPAVSLYPSRKKVPVKDLPPFGINSPQALKKILSLSEEGSLDRHKKQSEDTVSSASSQLSSPPTSPQSSPRKGYTLAPSSTVDNFSDSGHSEISSRSSIVSNSSFDSMPVSLHDERRQRHSVSIVETNLGVGRIDRRIMIEPDQFSLGSYAPETRGLYAGATVLSSPSTEELSQDQGDRASLDAADSGRGSWTSCSSGSHDNIQTIQHQRSWETLPFGHAHFDSSGDGAGLWASGGHMDQLMFPDHGTKYGRQSQGREGLDQAQSRASWASSTGYWGEDSEGDTGTIKRRGGKDVSVEAETSSITSGPAEETKPAPVPAHTAAAASTTKGPVARKEGRYREPPPTPPGYVGIPIAEFAEGGSHPTRKPPDYNIALQRSRMVARTCETHGTATPQQQSHSHSTGRPVNKPQWHKPNESDPRLAHYPSQGFSTEEDEDEQVSAV; from the exons ACATCG aacAACTACTGGAATTCATGCATCAATTGCCTGCTTTTGCCAACATGACAATGTCAGTGAGGAGAGAACTCTGTGCTGTAATGGTGTTTGCAGTTGTGGAGAGAGCAGGAACTATTGTACTAAACGATGGGGAAGAG CTGGATTCCTGGTCAGTAATTTTGAATGGCTCTGTGGAGGTGACATACCCTGATGGAAGAACAGAGATACTGTGCATGGGGAACAGCTTTGGTGTTTCCCCTACAATGGAAAAGGAGTATATGAAAGGAGTGATGAGAACCAAAGTGGATGACTGCCAG TTTGTTTGTATAGCTCAGCAAGATTATTGCCGCATCCTCAACCAAGTGGAAAAGAACATGCAGAAGGTAGAAGAGGAAGGGGAGATTGTGATGGTgaaggagcacagggagcttGACCGCACTGGAACAAGGAAAGGTCACATTGTCATCAAG ggAACATCTGAAAGGTTAACAATGCATTTGGTGGAAGAGCACTCTGTGGTAGACCCAACATTTATAGAAGACTTCCTGTTGACGTATAGGACCTTTCTTTCCAGCCCAATGGAAGTGGGCAAGAAGTTGTTGGAGTGGTTCAATGACCCCAGCCTCAGGGATAAG GTTACACGGGTAGTATTGTTGTGGGTGAACAATCACTTCAATGATTTTGAAGGAGATCCTGCTATGACTCGATTTCTGGAAGAATTTGAGAACAATTTGGAGAGGGAG AAAATGGGTGGACATTTGAGGCTGTTAAATATTGCTTGTGCTGCTAAAGCTAAACGAAGATTGATAACCTTAACAAAGCCATCTCGAGAAGCCcctttgccttttattttgctGGGAGGGTCAGAAAAGGGATTTGGAATCTTTGTTGACAGTGTAGATTTTGGAAGCAAAGCTACAGAAGCAGGCTTGAAACGTGGAGACCAA ATACTGGAAGTGAATGGTCAAAACTTTGAAAACATTCAGCTGACAAAAGCCATGGAAATCCTTAGAAATAACACTCATCTGTCTATCACTGTGAAAACCAATTTATTTG TTTTTAAAGAACTGTTAACACGGTtgtcagaggaaaagagaaatggtGCTCCCCACCTGCCTAAAATTGGTGATATTAAAAAGGCGAGTCGTTATTCCATCCCTGACCTTGCTGTTGATGTGGAGCAGGTAATAGGAttagaaaaagtaaataagaaAAGTAAAGCCAACACAGTTGGGGGAAGAAATAAGTTAAAGAAGATACTTGACAAGACTCGAATCAGTATTCTGCCTCAGAAACCATACAA TGACATTGGAATTGGCCAGTCTCAGGATGACAGCATTGTGGGACTGAGGCAAACAAAGCACATTCCTCCTGCTTTACCTGTTAGTGGAACCCTGTCATCCAGTAATCCCGACCTGCTGCAGTCTCATCACCGCATCTTAGACTTTAATACTACCCCAG ACTTACCTGACCAAGTTCTGCGGGTTTTCAAGGCAGACCAGCAAAGTCGCTACATAATGATCAGCAAGGACACAACAGCAAAGGAAGTGGTCATCCAGGCCATCAGGGAATTTGCTCTCACTGCAACCCCTGATGCTTATTCACTATGTGAAGTCTCTGTCACACCTGAGGGTGTCATCAAGCAAAGGAGGCTTCCTGATCAGCTGTCCAAGCTTGCTGACAGGATACAGCTGAGTGGCAG gTATTACCTGAAGAACAACATGGAAACAGAAACTCTTTGTTCAGACGAAGATGCTCAAGAGTTACTAAGGGAAAGCCAAATTTCCCTACTACAGCTCAGTACTGTTGAGGTGGCTACCCAGCTTTCCATGAGAAACTTTGAGCTCTTCCGTAATATTGAACCCACGGAATACATAGATGACTTGTTTAAACTCAAATCAAAAACAGGTTGCACTAATCTAAAAAGGTTTGAAGAGGTGATAAATCAAGAAACATTCTGGGTGGCTTCTGAGATTCTGAGAGAAACCAACCAGCTGAAAAGGATGAAGATCATTAAGCATTTCATTAAGATAGCACTACACTGCAGAGAATGCAAGAACTTTAACTCCATGTTTGCCATCATTAG TGGCCTGAATTTGGCACCAGTTGCAAGGCTCCGAACTActtgggaaaagcttccaagCAAGTACGAAAAGCTGTTTCAAGATCTGCAGGACTTGTTTGATCCATCTAGGAATATGGCGAAATATCGTAATGTCCTTAACAGCCAAAACCTACAGCCCCCTATTATCCCCCTGTTTCCTGTCATCAAAAAAGACCTTACGTTCCTTCATGAAG GAAACGATTCTAAAGTGGAGGGCCTGGTGAATTTTGAGAAGCTGCGGATGATTGCGAAGGAGATTCGCCATGTCGGTCGCATGGCGTCCGTGAACATGGATCCTGCTCTCATGTTTAGAACAAG gaagaagaaatggagGAGTTTGGG ctctctcagccagggcagtgccaATGCAGCCGTGCTGGATGTTGCACAAGCAGGGGGGCATAAAAAGCGGGTCCGTCGCAGCTCCTTTCTCAATGCTAAAAAGCTCTATGAAGATGCTCAGATGGCACGCAAAGTAAAGCAGTATCTCTCAAACTTGGATCTGGAAATGGATGAAGAGAGCCTCCAGACACTCTCTCTGCAGTGTGAGCCAGCCACGAACACAT TGCCGAAGAACACAGGAGACAAGCGGTCTGGGAAATCTGAAACGTCACCAGTGGCTCCCCGGGCTGGCATCCAGCAGAAAGTGCAGCAGCAAcataaaacaaaccaagcacTGCAGGTCCCAGCCGTGTCTCTCTATCCCTCTCGCAAGAAAGTGCCAGTCAAAGACCTCCCACCATTCG GCATTAACTCCCCACaagctttaaagaaaatcctttcattATCAGAAGAAGGAAGTTTGGATCGTCACAAGAAACAATCTGAAGACACCGTCTCAAGTGCATCTTCGCAGCTGTCTTCTCCTCCTACTTCACCACAGAGCTCTCCAAGGAAAG GCTACACTttggctcccagcagcaccGTGGATAACTTCTCTGATTCTGGTCACAGTGAAATTTCTTCTAGATCTAGTATTGTCAGCAATTCTTCTTTTGACTCTATGCCAGTCTCCCTGCATGATGAGAGGAGACAGAGGCATTCTGTCAGCATCGTGGAGACAAATCTTGGTGTGGGAAGGATTGACAGAAGAATCATGATTGAACCAGATCAATTCAGCTTAGG CTCATATGCACCAGAGACCAGAGGCCTGTATGCTGGAGCAACTGTACTTTCTTCTCCTAGTACAGAAGAGCTGTCACAGGACCAGGGGGACAGAGCTTCGCTCGACGCAGCTGACAGTGGCCGTGGTAGCTGGACTTCTTGCTCGAGTGGTTCTCATGATAACATCCAGACAATACAGcaccagaggagctgggagactCTGCCTTTTGGACATGCTCATTTTGATAGTTCAGGCGACGGGGCAGGCCTGTGGGCCTCAGGCGGCCATATGGACCAGCTGATGTTCCCTGACCATGGCACAAAGTATGGCAGGCAAAGCCAAGGTAGGGAGGGCCTTGATCAAGCACAGTCCAGAGCCAGCTGGGCATCTTCCACAGGATACTGGGGAGAGGACTCCGAGGGTGATACAGGTACCATAAAGCGGAGGGGTGGGAAGGATGTTTCAGTTGAAGCTGAAACCAGTAGCATAACATCTGGACCAGCAGAGGAGACAAAGCCAGCTCCCGtccctgctcacacagcagcagcagcaagtacTACAAAGGGGCCTGTTG CAAGAAAAGAGGGTCGATACCGGGAACCACCTCCAACTCCTCCTGGTTATGTAGGAATACCTATTGCTGAGTTTGCAGAAGGTGGCTCCCATCCAACCAGGAAGCCTCCAGACTACAACATAGCACTTCAGAGGTCTAGAATGGTGGCACGGACATGTGAGACTCATGGGACAGCAACTCCACAGCAGCAGTCACACAGCCACTCAACTGGCAGGCCTGTGAACAAACCTCAGTGGCATAAACCAAATGAGTCAGATCCACGTCTTGCTCACTATCCATCTCAAGGGTTTTCCACAGAGGAAGATG AAGATGAACAAGTCTCTGCTGTCTAA